A region from the Synechococcales cyanobacterium T60_A2020_003 genome encodes:
- a CDS encoding glycosyltransferase family 4 protein, with the protein MSKLLLKNRVFVGIGIFDMGFHLVTSRAFDFEMFVQRAQNDKGPRHTIYQMSQYLNATIHQPDPQTITPVDKVLSKIIGQPSHWALARQLAFQLKRDDVVYCTGEDVGIPLAILLKFKLDRPKLAISIMAPDRVRPRTLLKRLGLASSIQLFTVTDQYKANYLQDLLNLSDSHVYLLPEQTDANFFKPGDGMLPKSRPLIASAGLEQRDYLTLAHATQDQDVDIKICAFSPNASAGTRISMPDPIPENMEIRYFEFDELRDLYRSADIVVISLLKNQYSAGLTVLMEAMACNRPVIMTRNIGFSSELMDQGLVIGVEPGDAKGMGEAIAYLLANPKESQEMSQRAHDYFLNHNTSEHYVRFLSQRLQQLQAPNQDAQSTPQLELS; encoded by the coding sequence TTGTCTAAGCTGTTGTTAAAGAATAGAGTATTTGTAGGAATTGGGATTTTTGATATGGGCTTTCATCTAGTTACAAGCAGAGCGTTTGACTTTGAAATGTTTGTTCAGCGCGCTCAGAACGACAAAGGGCCTCGCCACACCATCTATCAAATGAGTCAATATCTGAACGCCACTATTCATCAGCCTGATCCACAAACTATTACACCCGTTGATAAAGTTCTATCGAAAATAATTGGACAACCCTCCCACTGGGCGCTAGCACGGCAACTTGCATTCCAACTCAAACGTGATGATGTTGTTTACTGCACCGGAGAAGATGTTGGCATTCCTCTAGCCATCCTCTTAAAATTCAAGCTCGATCGCCCTAAGCTTGCGATCTCCATCATGGCACCTGATCGTGTGCGTCCACGGACGCTTCTAAAGCGTTTAGGTCTTGCGAGCAGTATTCAACTGTTTACCGTTACAGATCAATACAAAGCGAATTATCTTCAAGATCTTCTAAATCTGTCAGATTCGCACGTTTATCTGCTGCCTGAGCAAACAGATGCTAACTTCTTTAAGCCTGGGGACGGTATGCTACCGAAGTCACGTCCACTGATTGCAAGTGCTGGATTAGAGCAGCGTGATTATTTGACCTTGGCTCATGCCACTCAAGATCAAGATGTAGACATTAAGATTTGTGCATTTTCACCTAACGCATCGGCAGGCACGCGCATAAGCATGCCTGATCCAATTCCTGAGAATATGGAGATTCGGTACTTCGAGTTCGACGAACTGCGAGACCTGTACCGCTCGGCAGATATTGTGGTCATTAGTCTCCTGAAAAATCAGTACTCTGCTGGCTTAACGGTGCTCATGGAGGCGATGGCGTGCAATAGACCTGTGATTATGACCAGAAACATCGGGTTTTCTAGTGAATTGATGGATCAAGGTCTCGTCATCGGTGTTGAACCGGGAGATGCGAAAGGCATGGGAGAGGCGATCGCCTATTTACTTGCTAATCCGAAAGAGTCCCAGGAGATGTCTCAAAGGGCTCATGATTATTTCCTAAACCATAATACTAGTGAACACTATGTGAGATTTTTATCTCAGCGTTTACAGCAGCTGCAAGCTCCAAATCAAGATGCACAGTCTACGCCGCAACTAGAATTGAGTTAG